The sequence below is a genomic window from Peromyscus maniculatus bairdii isolate BWxNUB_F1_BW_parent chromosome 17, HU_Pman_BW_mat_3.1, whole genome shotgun sequence.
TTGTGAGACTGTATACTCTACACAGGAAGGAAAGCTGTTCAAATGAACTCTCAATTGTATGGTAGCCTAAATAAGGCTTGAGTAATGGCAACACTAGAAGACATAGCCACATGAGTAGAGAAAATACCATTAATCCCTAGCCCTTGTCCTATAGGTAATTAGAGACTGccaagagaaggaaaatcagtCTTTTACAGGAATGAATcacctaattggttatccaatacccaCTATTCTGtcctaaaaacatatataaattaaatatatatgaatgataacAACtcatattcatatatgcatacattatgAGCAAAATTAAATGGAGTCAGCAGTATCTAGTCTTTCAGGTATCAGTATGTATACACAAAACAGTGTAGttaaagatttcctgtgtccacctggctcctgtagCCACTctgatccaagtaaacacacagagacttatattacttataaactgtgtggccatggcaggtttcttgctatctagttcttatatcttaaattaacccatttttattaatttataagttgccatgtggcttgtggcttactggtacttttacatcttgtttcctttgtgtctggctggcaactcctgactcagccttcctgttgccagaattctcttctctctttgtcccacctatacttcctgcctggctcctatccaatcagtactttatttattaaacaatcagagcaacacattcatagcatacaaagcaatatccatagcatttccccttttctttttttcaaaaaggaaggttttaactttaacatagtaaaattgcatataagaaaacaattatcaagcaagaattatagttacaatatctagtctatttataatatctagtctatttgtgtttggcaaaattaaaaaagatatactatctatcctatatttgtaagtctaaagtttcatatctaacttatcttttatcataactaaggaaactgtaactatctagtcttcaagtaCATCAAATACCTcaggaggatataatattacctgagaaacaggagaaggacacaagcaacttttgggagtcttgcaagagtagacagagacatctggcagcctggacagtcatccaaagttcctctgtaaagttggagcatctgtcttcagcccataagcctggagtctctcagtcacttctctgtgtcttgtagaatgtttggcagtttcctctgtgaagcgggaacctgaaggaccatttcgccaagcaaagttcagtggtcaccttcctatgggtcctgcatgtccagttgatcaagcagtccaggaaagaacagtttcttgcccaaatggctatttttgccaagaagaacatAAACTCCGAATAGAGCGttttcgatgcccatcctcctctctgaagtgaattggtgctgccaggagcagacatgtatcattgtccagaaagtctaaatttttaaaacatattaaatgccatattatgtaggtctttgaagtgtttgaagattacttacctaattgaattatatctatgtatacctagaagacttaatatgactataagtttgactatcatagaagactaattattaatctgtattatttaattatccattataatttaaatgagttacataaacatatacctcaaatgaaagtagaaatatatatatagtataaaaaaattaattttaaacttgtatcaataaactaaaaaccATAGCAATGCAAaatatttctaaacaagttgttgctctttaaaatttaaaattaatttactctttcatcctatcatatctatactatcccattttttatttagaaagagattacatttacAATCAAAccgttttaaataaaaatactggtttttctctgtcccgcaccagagggctcttctgatataggacagaagaatctctcaacctttccTTTTAGCAGTATGGTTGaatttagagaaggagtgagccaattccatctccaaatacagcttggtatatttgggaatttgggcatagcttctcttactacttcctgctggatgagggtgctgtattcttatggggacacaaagaaaattttaggattaggGGGTAATCAGtaaggctgtattgtctgagccagttgccttgagaccattctggatgttggatcatctgggccaagGTGTCAtaggagacctttcaggggatcttggctggtcaaacctgacgtatcttaatctggaacaaatccatagcctcttgatttctgtggaaacaaaagcagagcctcctttccaaagcaacatatccttacatccaaattttgaagtcaaggtacctttaaaatatacatattggtttagctgagcagcctttacaatcaaatgtctttctgcagttaaaaatcccaaagacaatacaataTAGATTCTCTGTATGATatctatctttacatggcttattttttatattacttttactttctctttaaagactttaatttttaaaactattactttatataactgtatatattaccTTTTATCTCCCTTCCAAGCCTATgtgcatttttacacacattgtaaactattccatctgaatctgtcttgttGTGAACctcttgctttaaactgcagcattatcaagactgaaatggcagctgtggctgctggctccacccacttcagcttcccaacatggcagttatacatttaccaccagctctagATCTGGAatccatgtgtaccatcaactctcagaagcagtgggtttATGCTTCTGTCAAAGCAGtgcgtagcccagaaacctcttttttttttttttttttttttagcagcaaAAGCTATATTTACCATACACCATATTGCCCAGCTTGCAGAAAACTCTGTAACTTGGCAGGAATATGCCATGGTGTAGCTTCAGTCCACATGTCGCaaacccaccatagagtagctcaagcctgcatgtTGCAGCATCTCGCCAcccgcatgagacatgaagtatttttaggtttaaggtggaaaatcAAGctattgggtgccatttgtagttggagttttcctgtgtccacctggctcttGCAGCAGctctgacccaagtaaacatacagagacttacattacttgtAAACTATACGGTTGTTGCAgtcttcttgctatctagttcttatatcttaaattaacccatttctattaatctacaaatttccatgtggctgtggcttactggcacttttacatcttgcttactcctgactcagccttcctgtccccagaattctcctctctcttcgtcctgtctatacttcttgtctggctactggccaatcagcactttattttttaaccaatcagagcaacacattcacagcatacaaagcaaTATTCACAACAAAATGGTAGCTATTCTACTAAATATAACAGTGGTAATAGAACAAAGTATAAGGAGAACTTATAGTGAAGGAAGGGGAACCATAGGACAGGGAGGACTATTTTGCTAATAGcagatttaaaaagagaaaattatattttaaacatctATTAACTATAATGATAAAATCCATTAATTTGTACAATTAATAAGTGCtagcaaaataaaatttcaatgtgTTAAATTGGTCAATATATGAGCTATAAATCTATAAACtcattacattttcattaaataaaatcatgacTTGCACTTTCCTCTGAATGATTCTTTGTTATCTTTACAGAATTAAGCCCAAGACCTACTTGttttttctgtcccttctctttgCCATTGAAGAAATCAACAGAAATGCTCATATTTTACCCAATATAACTTTGGGATTTGATGTGTATAATATCCCATTTATTGATGCAGACACAATGTATGTCTTTTTAAAGTGGATCTCAGGGATTGACAATATGATTCCTAATTACAACTGTAAGAAAGAGAGCAAGTCTGTAGCATTGATTACAGGACCATCATGGACAGTATCTACTCTTATTGGAGAACTGTTAGAGATGTACAAGTTTCCACAGGTAAGTATTGTAGCCATGGAGTGAAATGAATTGATTATTTGTTCAGTGATAATGACATATTCATGAGTAAAATGAAAAGTGGAGACTGGATTTATGCATTAGGCAAAATGTATGTTTAAATGTAATTACTCAGGAGTCTTCATTAGAAATAGACCACAGGTAGAGGCTGTAGAAGACAATGCATTTTTCTGAATCTGAGTCTAGTCATTAATATTACAAAAATTCTGAGGAAAAGGATGGTGACTATAACTATGAGATAAACCAATCTTCCTTCCTAAAACTTATAGCTATTGTTAAGTGCAAATCAGGTCTCATAATTGTGTAAGACTTACCTTCATATTACTATTAATATTACTTACTGTTACTATTAATAATCTTAATATTACTATTAACTCTCTTATTCCTTCAGCTCACCATTGGGCATTTTGATCCCATCCTGAGTGGCAATGTCCATTTAACTTCTATATATCAGATGGCACCTAAAGACACATTTCTGACCCATGCTATAACCTCTTTAATCCTCCATTTCCACTGGAACTGGGTGGGGCTTTGTATCTCAGAAGATGAAAGAAGCATTCAGTTTTGGTCTAACTTTAGAATAGAATTGGACAAGAACAGTATCTGTGTGGCCTTTGTGGAAATCATGTCAATTGGTAGATCATCATTATCTCCAGATATTAAGGTGGATCATCTTCATCACATCTGGAAATCATCAGTAAATGTGATTATAGTCTATTTTGACTCTGATTCTCTGGTGACATTCTTTTACATGGTCGAACAATCTCTAATGACCCAAAAAGTCTGGGTCATGGCCTCACCATATTATTCTTCCAAAATGAAACATAGTGTATTTTTACACCCAGTTCATGGATCTCTGATGTTTTCACACCACCATAAGGAAATAGCAGGTTATAGAAAATTTATCCATAGTGTTAACCCCTTAAAATACCCAAATGACATTTACTTAGCTATATTCtggtctttcttttttgattgttCATTTTCTGAGTCTGACTGCACAAAACTGGAGAACTGTCCACTCAATGCCTCCTTGGAAATGTTACCTAATCCACTTATTGGCATGGCCTTAAGTGAGGAGAGTTACAACCTATACAATGCTGTGTATGCTGTGGCCCATGTTCTTCATGATTTATTTCTTCACCAATTAGAATTTCAGGGACTAGGAGGTGTAAAGAGACTTGTGCATTTCCCCTGGAAGGTAAAGTGCATTCTTGGATGGCACAAATTATAAGAAAGACAGTTTCATAAGGAAAGAATTTATGGGATCAGAAAGTGAGCAGTTTAGGGTGTGTTTTGACagaaatctcagaaacaaatcccTTGAAGAACAAAGTACTATCATGAAATAGGAAATGCACTTTAAGTGaacattctcattttgttttttgtaaaatttatacacacgcacacacactcacacagtgtgtgtgtgtgtgtgtgtgtgtgtgtgtgtgtgtgtgtgtgtgtgtgactacatCAATGTAAATATGGGGCTGGGTTTCACAGCACTCACATAGAAATCAGAAGACAAATTGCTAGAGTCGTTTCTTTCCCATTACATGTATTCTGACGATTAAACCAATATTTTCCAGCATGGTGTCATTAACCATGTCTGGTATTCCATTCCCCTGATCTTAGGGTTTTGCCATTTAAGTAAGTTAACATCTTcagcagaaaatattttctatataaaaatgatGATTTAATTACAATTTGCTGAAGAGctgtcaatatacaaaataacTTCAGGAATGTCTAAACGCTGATGAGATAACATGGGCACTGTATATAAATGATCTCTTATAAAGTGAATTTTATGTATCCCTAGATACACAAGTATCCTTATGTCCTGTATACATTTTGAATATGTCAAGCTTTCACTACACTACTGAGATCTGGATGAACAACAGTTAACCATGTTCTGATTCATAGTacattttgtttcatcttactgaatcttgtaatattttgatatttcagTTTTCATACCATTGAACTTTTTATGCTTTACTATTGTTCTAAATCTGCCTTGTGATGTAATAGATAAAAAACAAGAAGGGCTTTTCCAtacattgctttctttgttaacCTGAGCCATTCATCTCTCGTAGCTGCACTCCTTTCTAAGGAATATTCACTTTTACCATTTGGATTCTAACCAAGTGATTTTGGATGAGAAAAGGGAATCTGTGGCAGAATATGATATTCTCAACTATTGCCATTTTCCAACACATTTTGTACACGTGTTGAAAGTAGGGATGTTTTCTCCATTTGCTCCACCTGGTCAGCAATTGTCCTTACATGAGGACATGATAGAGTGGGCCTTAGGATTTACAGAGGT
It includes:
- the LOC143269139 gene encoding vomeronasal type-2 receptor 116-like, with protein sequence MMFLMVFIFLILLFPQLMYSYDPISCALMKKSSLFQEGDVMIAALLPFYSWQRQTKATDNQTTNHFHSQFSLKNYLFFLSLLFAIEEINRNAHILPNITLGFDVYNIPFIDADTMYVFLKWISGIDNMIPNYNCKKESKSVALITGPSWTVSTLIGELLEMYKFPQLTIGHFDPILSGNVHLTSIYQMAPKDTFLTHAITSLILHFHWNWVGLCISEDERSIQFWSNFRIELDKNSICVAFVEIMSIGRSSLSPDIKVDHLHHIWKSSVNVIIVYFDSDSLVTFFYMVEQSLMTQKVWVMASPYYSSKMKHSVFLHPVHGSLMFSHHHKEIAGYRKFIHSVNPLKYPNDIYLAIFWSFFFDCSFSESDCTKLENCPLNASLEMLPNPLIGMALSEESYNLYNAVYAVAHVLHDLFLHQLEFQGLGGVKRLVHFPWKLHSFLRNIHFYHLDSNQVILDEKRESVAEYDILNYCHFPTHFVHVLKVGMFSPFAPPGQQLSLHEDMIEWALGFTETPQSLCSESCSPGFRKAHMEGKAICCFDCTPCPENEISNETNMGQCLRCGDKQYANMQRIHCIQKGVTFLSYEDALGMILTSLSLFFSGLAVSILGIFVKHRTTPIVKANNRTLSYILLISLTLCFLCPLLFIGYPNTATCILQQTVFSAVFTVALSTVLAKTVTVVLAFSVTSPGRRMRWLLISRVPNFIVPFCTLIQLIPLGIWLGTSPPFVDIDTHSEYDHIIIVCNKGSVTAFYCVLGYLGCLAVGSFTLAFLVRNLPDTFNEGKFLTFSMLVFCSVWVTFLPVYQSTKGKAVVATEVFSILASSAGLLGCIFLPKCYIILLGPERSTPSDLRKT